The following are encoded in a window of Flavobacteriales bacterium genomic DNA:
- a CDS encoding response regulator transcription factor: MLNALIIDDEANAREKLAFLLERYCADTVNVIGICKDGEEGVEAIRQHQPDLLFLDVEMPRMTGFDVLREAGRGRHEVIFTTAYDHYAIKAIKFAAIDYLLKPIDIDQLKEAITRTLEKRGTAGSEQRVEQLMENTRPGMAPGSLSVPGKDGFVMVKVDDIVWCEAINYYTVLHLLGGKELVATRTLKDFEEMLSGSGFARIHHSHMINVKHLERYIKGAGGQVVMAGGKTLDVSRRKKDELMARLGRG; encoded by the coding sequence ATGCTCAATGCCCTGATCATCGACGACGAGGCCAACGCCCGAGAGAAGCTGGCCTTTCTGCTGGAGCGCTACTGCGCCGATACGGTGAATGTGATCGGCATCTGCAAGGATGGCGAGGAGGGCGTGGAGGCCATCCGCCAGCACCAGCCCGACCTGCTCTTCCTGGACGTGGAGATGCCGCGCATGACCGGCTTCGACGTGCTGCGCGAGGCGGGCCGCGGCCGGCACGAGGTGATCTTCACCACGGCCTACGACCACTACGCCATCAAGGCCATCAAGTTCGCCGCCATCGACTACCTGCTCAAGCCCATCGACATCGACCAACTGAAGGAGGCCATCACACGCACGCTGGAGAAGCGCGGCACCGCAGGTTCCGAGCAACGTGTGGAGCAGTTGATGGAGAACACGCGCCCCGGCATGGCGCCTGGCAGCCTCAGCGTACCCGGCAAGGATGGGTTCGTGATGGTGAAGGTGGACGACATCGTGTGGTGCGAGGCCATCAACTACTACACCGTGCTGCACCTGCTGGGCGGCAAGGAACTGGTGGCCACGCGTACGCTGAAGGATTTCGAGGAGATGCTCAGCGGCTCGGGCTTCGCGCGCATCCACCATTCGCACATGATCAATGTGAAGCACCTGGAGCGCTACATCAAGGGCGCGGGCGGCCAGGTGGTGATGGCCGGCGGAAAGACGCTGGACGTGAGCCGCCGCAAGAAGGACGAGCTGATGGCGCGCCTGGGCCGGGGCTGA
- a CDS encoding T9SS type A sorting domain-containing protein, whose protein sequence is METLITLLRMLRHFGPWLALVLGTTALHAQSLFVKDALVTITPGTEVHLSGDLITQAAAELRNNGTIHLDRDLFHNGTGNCFGNSQGTVVLNGNWQTIGGSGIPVFNNLVLAGIGDKSLNNHIEVGGAVAAPTGVLHLNDRRLHLSSRSATVRNPSPLAIQRTTGQLISETDPTIGYGTVRWNIGQATTGSAYVMPFGNAVTGHDLPFMVTVTDPGAGLTGWLAMATYPTDPMPWPNNRPLPDGLTELMSMTGPENAPFTLDRWWVMETGGFTQPPMADLSFTYRDSEWNSGTNMMTEDGLMLQDHFDGQWHFPPSLVIPTDDRLITTGAVLRNSIWTASSMGSPLPVTLLRFEGERRDRRTVHLDWSTASEQFCDGFEVWRMIEGEEDFTKLGWVDAVGISTSPRHYTWIDDNPTGHVSYYMLKQLDLDGGQQPSPVVAVQGMGLPGGFLLYPNPATDAVLVDLPFAVEGALHVFDGSGRSVITQLVTGVSSVERINVSHLAPGTYMLRFQPGDGSMDSFARLVVSR, encoded by the coding sequence ATGGAGACACTCATCACCCTGCTTCGGATGCTGCGCCACTTCGGTCCCTGGCTGGCCCTTGTGCTGGGCACAACAGCGCTCCATGCGCAATCCTTGTTCGTGAAGGATGCCCTGGTCACGATCACGCCGGGCACCGAGGTCCACCTGAGCGGTGACCTCATTACCCAGGCGGCGGCCGAGTTGCGCAACAACGGCACGATCCATCTGGACCGCGACCTGTTCCACAACGGCACAGGGAATTGTTTCGGCAACAGCCAGGGCACCGTGGTGCTCAACGGCAACTGGCAGACGATCGGAGGATCGGGCATTCCCGTGTTCAACAACCTGGTGCTGGCGGGCATAGGCGACAAGTCACTGAACAACCATATCGAGGTGGGTGGGGCCGTTGCGGCACCCACGGGCGTGCTTCACCTGAACGATCGCCGCTTGCACCTCTCGTCGCGCTCGGCCACAGTGCGCAACCCTTCACCCTTGGCCATACAGCGCACCACGGGGCAGCTCATCAGCGAGACCGATCCCACCATCGGCTATGGCACGGTGCGTTGGAACATCGGACAGGCAACGACAGGCAGCGCCTACGTGATGCCCTTCGGCAACGCGGTCACCGGGCACGATCTGCCCTTCATGGTCACCGTCACCGATCCCGGTGCGGGGCTGACCGGATGGCTGGCCATGGCCACCTATCCCACGGACCCCATGCCCTGGCCCAACAACCGGCCCCTGCCGGATGGTCTCACCGAACTGATGAGCATGACCGGCCCGGAGAACGCACCCTTCACCCTGGACCGCTGGTGGGTGATGGAGACCGGTGGCTTCACACAGCCGCCCATGGCCGATCTCTCCTTCACCTATCGCGACAGCGAATGGAACAGCGGTACCAACATGATGACCGAAGATGGCCTCATGCTGCAGGACCATTTTGACGGCCAGTGGCATTTCCCACCTTCGCTGGTCATCCCCACGGACGACCGCCTCATCACCACGGGTGCCGTGTTGCGCAACTCCATCTGGACGGCTTCCTCCATGGGTTCGCCCTTGCCGGTAACACTATTGCGCTTCGAGGGCGAGCGCCGCGACAGACGGACGGTGCACCTGGATTGGAGCACCGCTTCGGAGCAGTTCTGCGATGGCTTCGAGGTGTGGCGCATGATCGAGGGCGAGGAGGACTTCACGAAACTTGGCTGGGTGGACGCCGTGGGCATCAGTACGTCACCCAGGCATTACACTTGGATCGATGACAACCCCACTGGCCACGTGAGCTACTACATGCTGAAGCAGTTGGATCTCGACGGCGGGCAACAGCCCAGCCCCGTGGTGGCCGTGCAGGGCATGGGCCTCCCCGGCGGATTCCTGCTCTATCCGAACCCCGCGACCGATGCGGTACTGGTGGATCTGCCCTTCGCGGTGGAAGGCGCGCTGCACGTGTTCGATGGCAGCGGTCGAAGTGTCATCACACAATTGGTCACTGGCGTATCCAGCGTGGAGCGCATAAATGTTTCCCACCTGGCCCCTGGCACCTACATGCTACGTTTTCAACCCGGCGATGGAAGCATGGATAGCTTCGCTCGGCTGGTGGTCTCGCGTTGA
- a CDS encoding transcriptional repressor, which translates to MDTASLLREHGLRVTDARLAVLELLQGSPRALAQHDVESALPGLADRVTLFRVLQAFEEAGLAHRVMDAEGVACYAACADGCDTHRHQDTHAHFRCVGCGAVYCLEQVTMPAVKLPKGFKLTGSHLDLEGRCKGCA; encoded by the coding sequence ATGGATACCGCCTCCCTCCTGCGTGAGCATGGCCTGCGTGTGACGGACGCCCGCCTGGCGGTGCTGGAGTTGTTGCAAGGCAGTCCCCGGGCCTTGGCCCAGCACGATGTGGAGTCAGCGCTTCCTGGTCTGGCCGATCGTGTGACCTTGTTCCGTGTGCTGCAAGCCTTTGAGGAGGCCGGCCTGGCGCACCGGGTGATGGATGCCGAGGGCGTGGCCTGCTACGCGGCCTGTGCCGACGGGTGTGACACGCATCGCCACCAGGATACCCATGCGCATTTCCGCTGCGTGGGCTGTGGCGCGGTGTATTGCCTGGAACAGGTGACCATGCCCGCGGTGAAGCTTCCGAAAGGCTTCAAGCTCACGGGCAGCCACCTGGACCTGGAGGGCCGCTGCAAGGGTTGCGCGTGA
- a CDS encoding type 1 periplasmic binding fold superfamily protein, translating into MNIGTALVLGVAMIMAGCKKDDPVPPTPGGNNPPPNEQELITTVVLHFESQDGTEHRQFVWRDLDGDGGDAPVIEVEPLTAGQVYSVHVQLLDESKDPPVDITHEVEQEAEEHQFFYIVDGVGASFVYADADANGHPVGIGTIWTMGAAGSGTLTVVLRHEPDKDAPGASAGDITNAGGDTDVEVTFPLIIQ; encoded by the coding sequence ATGAACATTGGCACCGCGCTGGTGCTTGGTGTGGCCATGATCATGGCCGGGTGCAAGAAGGATGATCCGGTCCCACCCACGCCGGGTGGCAACAACCCGCCGCCCAATGAACAGGAGCTGATCACCACGGTGGTCCTCCATTTCGAGAGCCAGGATGGCACCGAGCACAGGCAATTCGTCTGGCGCGATCTGGATGGCGACGGAGGCGACGCGCCCGTGATCGAGGTGGAGCCGCTCACAGCGGGCCAGGTCTACAGCGTGCATGTACAATTGCTCGATGAGAGCAAGGACCCACCGGTGGATATCACGCACGAGGTGGAGCAGGAGGCCGAGGAACACCAGTTCTTCTACATCGTGGACGGTGTCGGTGCGAGTTTCGTCTATGCGGACGCCGATGCGAATGGGCATCCGGTGGGCATCGGGACCATTTGGACCATGGGCGCGGCGGGCTCCGGCACATTGACGGTGGTACTGCGGCACGAACCGGACAAGGACGCGCCCGGCGCAAGTGCTGGTGACATCACCAATGCAGGTGGGGACACGGATGTGGAGGTGACCTTCCCGCTGATCATCCAGTGA
- a CDS encoding MerC domain-containing protein: MASDRSRRADLLGMTNSVLCLAHCLAMPLLVAMGAAFLHHPLVSVAFIAVAAWAVHGATRRSVKRVLTWYLWSAWVVFGITLMLEDLHHGFEIASLLASAALVLGHLLNRFGGPSVPAGQDSLSSSPSTMP; this comes from the coding sequence ATGGCCTCCGACCGATCACGCCGGGCCGACCTGCTGGGCATGACCAATTCGGTGTTGTGCCTGGCGCATTGCCTGGCCATGCCCTTGCTGGTGGCCATGGGCGCGGCCTTCCTCCACCACCCCCTGGTGTCGGTGGCCTTCATCGCCGTGGCGGCATGGGCCGTGCATGGTGCCACGCGCAGGTCCGTGAAGCGTGTTCTCACTTGGTACCTCTGGTCGGCGTGGGTGGTATTCGGCATCACGTTGATGCTGGAGGACCTGCATCACGGTTTTGAGATAGCCAGCCTGCTCGCATCGGCCGCCTTGGTGTTGGGGCACTTGCTGAATCGGTTCGGGGGGCCGTCCGTGCCAGCGGGTCAGGACAGTCTTTCGAGCAGCCCGTCCACGATGCCGTAG
- a CDS encoding ATP-dependent Clp protease proteolytic subunit — translation MQNPTLQDLIDGRILDERKVFLWGPVEDRSARHVIERLLYLDLVAPGKEIQLLINSPGGYVTSGMAILDAMNSLHSPVSTICTGYAASMGSILLSAGVKGRRFILPNARVMIHQPSGGAHGTSADLEIQMKEILKTRDLGARILAENCGQPVERILKDFDRDHWMDAQESVAYGIVDGLLERLS, via the coding sequence ATGCAAAACCCCACACTCCAAGACCTCATCGACGGCAGGATCCTGGACGAACGCAAAGTCTTCCTATGGGGGCCGGTGGAGGACCGCTCGGCCCGTCATGTAATCGAAAGGCTGCTCTATCTGGACCTTGTCGCGCCCGGCAAGGAGATCCAACTGCTGATCAACAGTCCCGGCGGCTATGTCACCTCGGGCATGGCCATCCTGGACGCGATGAACAGCCTCCATAGCCCGGTGAGCACCATCTGCACGGGCTACGCCGCCTCCATGGGGTCCATCCTGCTCTCAGCCGGTGTCAAAGGCCGTCGCTTCATCCTGCCGAACGCCAGGGTCATGATCCACCAGCCCAGTGGCGGCGCACATGGCACTTCCGCCGATCTGGAGATCCAGATGAAGGAGATCCTGAAAACGCGTGACCTCGGGGCAAGGATACTGGCGGAGAATTGTGGCCAACCGGTGGAACGCATCCTCAAGGACTTCGACCGGGACCACTGGATGGATGCGCAGGAGAGCGTGGCCTACGGCATCGTGGACGGGCTGCTCGAAAGACTGTCCTGA
- a CDS encoding TolC family protein, with amino-acid sequence MRNLLFLPLVAFAAMAQAQSDGPLLTRKALLQLVADNHPAARQAGLRNAMGEAVLRSARGAFDPVAQGGVTEKSFGGTEYYRLLDVGLRVPTWFGAEVFGGYSESDGVFLDPQNMMPSDGQLRLGASVQLGQGLFIDRRRAELRKAQAFQDMAEADRQRLLNEVFLEALSDHVDWVAAYRQLLVARDAVRQAEVRLTAVRGSFRGGDVPAIDTLEALLQVQDRRLRLQDAELAYRVSGLRLSNHLWDEALRPLEIAPSLLPDTNDLKAPDAPPPLDTLMARAVDRHPDLLEQQGRLRQLEVERRLRSEFLKPRLDLSHAFLAGGGVVRGEGTPTWNTADRQWGLGFSMPLFLRRERGELGLANLGLTDAELGLERQRLGIRNTIGRRYEELATLNRQVDLGAAMVRNYRALLAGENTRFAAGESSLFLVNQREVALLDSRIKQVELEGRLRKAFFILDRDAGILWQEVASQLTSN; translated from the coding sequence ATGCGCAACCTGCTCTTCCTCCCCCTGGTGGCGTTCGCGGCCATGGCACAGGCCCAGAGCGACGGACCCCTGCTCACACGCAAGGCCCTGCTGCAACTGGTGGCCGACAACCATCCCGCCGCGCGGCAGGCCGGCCTGCGCAACGCCATGGGCGAGGCCGTGCTGCGCAGCGCGCGCGGCGCTTTCGATCCCGTGGCGCAGGGCGGGGTCACGGAGAAGAGTTTCGGCGGCACCGAATACTACCGCCTGCTCGACGTCGGCCTGCGTGTACCCACCTGGTTCGGTGCGGAGGTCTTCGGCGGCTACAGCGAAAGCGACGGTGTGTTCCTGGACCCGCAGAACATGATGCCAAGCGATGGGCAACTGCGCTTGGGCGCCTCCGTGCAACTCGGCCAGGGGCTCTTCATCGACAGGCGGCGAGCCGAACTGCGCAAGGCCCAGGCCTTTCAGGACATGGCCGAGGCCGACCGGCAGCGCCTGCTGAACGAGGTCTTCCTCGAAGCGCTCAGCGACCACGTGGACTGGGTGGCCGCCTACCGCCAGTTGCTGGTGGCCCGCGATGCCGTACGACAGGCCGAAGTGCGCCTCACCGCCGTGCGCGGCAGCTTCCGCGGCGGTGATGTACCCGCCATCGACACGCTCGAAGCCCTGCTGCAGGTGCAGGATCGTAGGCTGCGCCTGCAGGATGCGGAACTGGCCTACCGCGTGAGCGGCCTGCGGCTCAGCAACCACCTGTGGGACGAGGCATTGCGCCCGCTGGAGATCGCGCCATCGCTCCTGCCCGATACCAACGACCTGAAAGCACCCGATGCTCCTCCTCCGCTGGACACATTGATGGCGCGTGCCGTGGATCGGCATCCCGACCTGCTGGAACAGCAGGGACGTTTGCGCCAGTTGGAAGTGGAGCGTCGCCTGCGCAGCGAATTCCTCAAACCCCGGCTCGACCTGAGCCACGCCTTCCTGGCAGGCGGTGGGGTGGTGCGCGGCGAAGGAACGCCCACTTGGAACACCGCCGACCGCCAGTGGGGCCTGGGTTTCAGCATGCCGCTCTTCCTCCGGCGCGAAAGAGGCGAACTCGGTCTGGCCAACCTGGGCCTGACGGATGCCGAGTTGGGCCTGGAGCGCCAGCGCCTCGGCATCCGCAACACCATCGGCAGGCGCTACGAGGAACTGGCGACCTTGAACAGACAGGTGGACCTCGGTGCCGCCATGGTGCGCAACTACCGGGCTCTGCTCGCAGGCGAGAACACGCGCTTCGCCGCCGGGGAAAGTTCCCTCTTCCTGGTGAACCAGCGCGAAGTGGCCTTGCTCGACAGCCGCATCAAGCAGGTGGAACTCGAAGGCCGCCTGCGCAAGGCCTTCTTCATCCTCGATCGTGACGCCGGCATCCTCTGGCAGGAGGTCGCCTCACAACTCACTTCCAACTGA
- a CDS encoding HlyD family efflux transporter periplasmic adaptor subunit: protein MLDIHIGPESATPRLDERTYRSMTAVGDPRSARRFARVIATFLIIFLLSLFLPWTQNIRARGTLTGLDPGMRPQTVHAIIPGRIEQWYVQEGQRVVQGDTLLRISEVEQQYFDPMLLERTGQQISAKEMTARSYQEKVAALDAQIAALNQAMRIKLDQARNKILQAQLSIASDSIRVVASRTEITVARDQLKRGEEQFAQGLISMVELERRRVNEQRANANLIDAENDLLQSRNELLNAELDLGGIRNDYRDKLSKAESEKYASMSQYYTTEAEVSKMQVDLASYTIRAGNYYITAPQSGYVTQALRTGLGELIKEGEPLISILPERFEMAVELYVRPMDMPLVHNGQKVRFLFDGWPAIVFSGWPNVSYGTYGGKVVAIDNLISANGRYRILVAPDPDDKPWPDALRMGSGALGIALLKDVPIWYELWRQLNGFPPDLYKDLKPVGNWPVPAKIEE from the coding sequence ATGCTCGACATCCACATCGGTCCCGAGAGCGCCACGCCCAGGCTGGATGAGCGCACATACCGTTCCATGACGGCCGTGGGCGATCCCCGTTCGGCACGCAGGTTCGCACGTGTCATCGCCACCTTCCTGATCATCTTCCTTCTCTCGCTCTTCCTGCCGTGGACCCAGAACATCCGCGCACGTGGCACGCTCACCGGCCTGGACCCCGGCATGCGTCCGCAGACCGTGCATGCCATCATCCCAGGCCGCATCGAGCAATGGTACGTGCAGGAGGGCCAGCGTGTGGTGCAGGGCGATACGCTGTTGCGTATCAGCGAGGTGGAACAGCAGTATTTCGATCCGATGCTGCTGGAGCGCACCGGACAGCAGATCAGCGCGAAGGAGATGACCGCCCGCAGCTACCAGGAGAAGGTGGCCGCGCTCGATGCGCAGATCGCCGCGCTCAACCAGGCCATGCGCATCAAGCTGGACCAGGCGCGCAACAAGATCCTGCAGGCCCAACTCAGCATCGCCAGCGACAGCATCCGCGTGGTGGCTTCCCGCACCGAGATCACCGTGGCACGAGACCAGTTGAAGCGTGGTGAGGAGCAATTCGCACAGGGCCTGATCAGCATGGTGGAACTGGAACGCCGCAGGGTGAACGAGCAACGCGCCAACGCCAACCTGATCGACGCCGAGAACGACCTGCTCCAAAGCCGCAACGAACTGCTCAACGCCGAACTGGACCTCGGCGGCATCCGCAACGACTACCGCGACAAATTGTCCAAGGCCGAGAGTGAGAAGTACGCGAGCATGAGCCAGTACTACACCACCGAGGCCGAGGTGAGCAAGATGCAGGTGGACCTCGCCAGCTACACCATCCGCGCGGGCAACTATTACATCACCGCGCCACAGAGCGGCTACGTGACGCAGGCCCTGCGCACCGGCCTGGGCGAGCTGATCAAGGAGGGTGAACCGTTGATCAGCATCCTGCCCGAGCGCTTCGAGATGGCCGTGGAACTATACGTGCGGCCCATGGACATGCCGTTGGTGCACAACGGGCAGAAAGTGCGCTTCCTCTTCGACGGCTGGCCCGCGATCGTCTTCAGCGGCTGGCCCAACGTGAGCTACGGCACCTACGGCGGCAAGGTGGTGGCCATCGACAACCTGATCAGCGCCAATGGCAGGTACCGCATCCTGGTGGCGCCCGACCCCGATGACAAGCCCTGGCCCGATGCCTTGCGCATGGGCAGCGGGGCGCTGGGCATCGCACTGCTGAAGGACGTGCCGATCTGGTACGAACTGTGGCGCCAACTCAACGGCTTCCCACCCGATCTCTACAAGGATCTGAAACCTGTGGGCAACTGGCCCGTGCCCGCCAAGATCGAGGAGTGA
- a CDS encoding ATP-binding cassette domain-containing protein, with amino-acid sequence MRSPLAIRPFQRLFGMLRQDRRDIVYLYLYALLRGLIMLSLPLGIQAIINLIGGGQVATSWGVLIGFVTLGILFAGVLQVMELSLSEHLKQRIFARAALEFAYRLPRIRTSAVHGRYLPELANRFFDVLTVQKGLNKVLIDVPVSALQILFGLVLLAFYHPFFIGFGLFLMLLLFLLFRVTGQNGLRTSLEESKYKYDMAYWLEELGRSNASFKLAGRTSIAVDTADGIAESYVKARRSHFRVLLGHYWGMVGFKTVITLSLLVLGGILVFTERMNIGQFVAAEIIIILVLNAVEKVILGLESIYDVLTAMEKLGEVADLPVERQDGMPIARTMEDGGPMAVELKGLVFRSHWSGTPILDGIDLRIAPGEKVCISGPDGSGKSTLLHLIAGMVEPDEGNVLLDGLGLRSLSPAEARSAMGDSFNQEEVFSATVLDNIIMGRDWVTEQHAREAAERTGLMPLLADLPDGLLTRLDPLGSRLPGSLVKRIIVARCLAGRPRLVLFEDDALPIAGEEQKVLLDLLTGADAPFTLIAVSNDPDFRRHCGRILRLHNGRLISDNGNGNDTN; translated from the coding sequence ATGCGCTCCCCACTGGCCATACGACCCTTCCAGCGGCTGTTCGGCATGCTGCGCCAGGACCGGCGCGACATCGTGTATCTCTACCTCTACGCCCTCCTGCGCGGCCTCATCATGCTCTCACTGCCGCTGGGCATCCAGGCCATCATCAACCTGATCGGCGGCGGACAGGTGGCCACCAGCTGGGGCGTGCTCATCGGCTTCGTCACCCTGGGCATCCTCTTCGCCGGCGTGCTGCAGGTGATGGAACTGAGCCTGTCGGAGCACCTCAAGCAGCGGATCTTCGCCCGCGCCGCGCTGGAGTTCGCCTACCGCCTGCCACGCATCCGCACCAGCGCCGTGCATGGCCGCTACCTCCCCGAGCTGGCCAACCGCTTCTTCGATGTACTCACCGTGCAGAAGGGCCTCAACAAGGTGCTCATCGATGTGCCGGTGAGCGCCCTGCAGATCCTCTTCGGCCTGGTGCTGCTGGCCTTCTATCATCCCTTCTTCATCGGATTCGGGTTGTTCCTGATGCTGCTGCTCTTCCTGCTCTTCCGCGTCACCGGCCAGAACGGCCTGCGCACAAGTCTGGAGGAGAGCAAGTACAAATACGACATGGCGTACTGGCTGGAGGAACTGGGCCGCAGCAACGCCAGCTTCAAGCTCGCCGGGCGCACCTCCATCGCGGTGGACACGGCGGACGGCATCGCGGAGAGCTACGTGAAGGCGCGCAGATCACACTTCCGCGTGCTGCTGGGCCATTACTGGGGCATGGTGGGCTTCAAGACCGTGATCACCCTGTCGCTGTTGGTACTGGGCGGCATCCTGGTCTTCACCGAGCGCATGAACATCGGCCAGTTCGTGGCGGCGGAGATCATCATCATCCTGGTGCTGAACGCCGTGGAGAAAGTGATCCTCGGGCTGGAGTCGATCTACGATGTGCTCACCGCCATGGAGAAACTCGGCGAAGTGGCCGACCTGCCGGTGGAACGCCAGGACGGCATGCCCATCGCCCGCACCATGGAGGATGGCGGCCCCATGGCGGTGGAGTTGAAGGGCCTGGTGTTCCGCAGCCACTGGAGTGGTACGCCGATCCTCGACGGCATCGATCTGCGCATCGCGCCGGGCGAGAAGGTCTGCATCAGCGGTCCGGACGGCAGCGGCAAGAGCACCCTGCTGCACCTGATCGCCGGCATGGTGGAGCCCGACGAGGGCAATGTGCTGCTGGATGGTCTGGGCCTGAGAAGCCTTTCTCCGGCCGAGGCCCGCAGCGCCATGGGCGATAGTTTCAACCAGGAGGAGGTCTTCAGTGCCACGGTGCTGGACAACATCATCATGGGCCGCGACTGGGTCACCGAACAGCATGCGCGTGAAGCGGCGGAACGCACGGGCTTGATGCCCTTGCTGGCCGATCTTCCAGATGGCCTCCTTACCCGCCTCGATCCACTCGGATCGCGCCTGCCAGGCAGCCTGGTGAAGCGCATCATCGTGGCGCGCTGCCTGGCCGGCCGGCCAAGGCTGGTGCTCTTCGAGGACGATGCCCTGCCCATCGCCGGCGAGGAACAGAAGGTGCTGCTGGACCTGCTCACCGGCGCCGATGCCCCCTTCACGCTGATCGCCGTGAGCAACGACCCCGATTTCCGCCGTCACTGTGGCCGCATCCTGAGGTTGCACAATGGGCGCCTGATCTCCGACAACGGCAACGGAAACGACACGAACTGA
- a CDS encoding TetR/AcrR family transcriptional regulator, with the protein MERLMQMNVQVTEPVYLKDPQGTELGHRIIGTSVALIDELGLEAFTFGKLAAALGTAESSIYRYFENKHRLLIYLTGWYWSWREFKLVFDTANIADDRERLERAVRSITEPVTDKGNFGYLDLRALYRIAVSESGKAYMTKEVDQEHKEGCFSSFRRLCDRLREMILAVAPAHPFPAALASQVVDGSMTQRFFAEHLPTVTDKGARNRVPELFIHLVFASVNAR; encoded by the coding sequence ATGGAGCGACTGATGCAGATGAATGTCCAGGTGACCGAGCCGGTCTACCTGAAGGATCCACAGGGCACCGAACTGGGCCACCGGATCATCGGCACCAGTGTGGCGCTGATCGATGAACTCGGCCTGGAGGCCTTCACCTTCGGCAAGCTGGCCGCGGCGCTGGGCACGGCCGAGAGCAGTATCTATCGCTACTTCGAGAACAAGCATCGCCTGCTGATCTACCTGACAGGCTGGTACTGGAGCTGGCGCGAATTCAAACTTGTATTCGACACGGCCAACATCGCCGACGACCGCGAGCGCCTGGAACGCGCCGTGCGTTCCATCACCGAGCCGGTCACAGACAAGGGCAACTTCGGCTACCTGGACCTGCGCGCCCTGTACCGCATCGCGGTGAGCGAGAGCGGCAAAGCTTACATGACCAAGGAGGTCGACCAGGAGCACAAGGAAGGATGCTTCAGCAGTTTCCGCCGCTTGTGCGACCGGCTGCGCGAGATGATCCTGGCCGTGGCACCGGCGCATCCCTTTCCCGCCGCGCTCGCCAGCCAGGTGGTGGACGGCAGCATGACGCAGCGCTTCTTCGCCGAGCATCTGCCCACGGTCACCGACAAGGGTGCCCGCAACCGTGTGCCCGAGCTCTTCATCCACCTGGTCTTCGCCTCGGTGAACGCCCGCTGA
- a CDS encoding sorbosone dehydrogenase family protein, whose product MRRPIVLSIAAWWLFSGSVCMPTVLGGRPELKDIGLPEGFTISVFADKVKNARAMCWGDKGTLFVGSRGEGVVHALRDTNNDGRADQHWIIARQLNMPVGVAFRNGSLHVSAVSTILRYDNIEERLDDPPEPVVVTDQYPGDKHHGWKFIAFGPDDKLYVPVGAPCNICLSEDPIYATITRIDPDGGDREIIAHGVRNTVGFDWHPETGELWFTDNGRDWMGDDQPDCELNRLAVEGSHFGYPYCHAPDLPDPEFGQQRPCSDFVKESAILGPHTAPLGMRFYTGQQFPAKYRNAIFIAQHGSWNRSTPIGYRVMVAWPQPDGSARTEVFAEGWLKGSKAWGRPVDVLVAPDGSLLVSDDAADMIYRVAYTGK is encoded by the coding sequence ATGCGCCGTCCGATCGTCCTGTCCATCGCCGCCTGGTGGTTGTTCTCCGGATCGGTGTGCATGCCCACGGTGCTCGGCGGCAGGCCCGAATTGAAGGACATCGGCCTTCCCGAAGGATTCACCATTTCGGTCTTCGCCGACAAGGTGAAGAACGCCCGCGCCATGTGTTGGGGCGACAAGGGCACCCTGTTCGTGGGCAGCCGCGGAGAGGGCGTGGTGCATGCGCTGCGCGACACGAACAACGATGGGCGCGCGGACCAGCATTGGATCATTGCCCGCCAGCTGAACATGCCCGTGGGCGTGGCCTTCCGCAACGGATCGCTCCATGTGAGCGCGGTGAGCACCATCCTGCGCTACGACAATATCGAGGAGCGGCTGGACGACCCGCCCGAACCTGTGGTGGTCACCGACCAATACCCCGGTGACAAGCACCACGGGTGGAAGTTCATCGCCTTCGGGCCGGACGACAAGCTCTATGTGCCCGTGGGCGCGCCTTGCAACATCTGCCTGAGCGAGGACCCCATCTACGCCACCATCACCCGCATCGATCCCGATGGAGGCGACCGCGAGATCATCGCCCACGGCGTGCGCAATACGGTGGGCTTCGACTGGCACCCGGAGACCGGAGAATTGTGGTTCACTGACAACGGCCGCGACTGGATGGGCGACGACCAGCCCGACTGCGAACTGAACCGGCTGGCCGTTGAGGGATCGCATTTCGGCTACCCTTACTGCCATGCGCCAGACCTGCCGGATCCCGAGTTCGGCCAGCAACGCCCATGCTCCGACTTCGTGAAGGAGTCCGCCATCCTTGGTCCGCACACCGCGCCGCTGGGCATGCGCTTCTACACGGGGCAGCAGTTCCCGGCCAAGTACCGCAACGCCATCTTCATCGCCCAGCACGGAAGTTGGAACCGCAGCACACCCATCGGCTACCGGGTGATGGTGGCCTGGCCACAGCCCGACGGCAGCGCACGCACGGAGGTCTTCGCCGAAGGCTGGCTGAAGGGCAGCAAAGCCTGGGGGCGCCCTGTGGATGTGCTGGTCGCGCCCGATGGCAGCCTGCTGGTGAGCGACGACGCGGCGGACATGATCTACCGCGTCGCCTACACAGGCAAATAG